The following proteins are co-located in the Gorilla gorilla gorilla isolate KB3781 chromosome 7, NHGRI_mGorGor1-v2.1_pri, whole genome shotgun sequence genome:
- the YTHDF3 gene encoding YTH domain-containing family protein 3 isoform X3, with product MSDPYMPSYYAPSIGFPYSLGEAAWSTAGDQPMPYLTTYGQMSNGEHHYIPDGVFSQPGALGNTPPFLGQHGFNFFPGNADFSTWGTSGSQGQSTQSSAYSSSYGYPPSSLGRAITDGQAGFGNDTLSKVPGISSIEQGMTGLKIGGDLTAAVTKTVGTALSSSGMTSIATNSVPPVSSAAPKPTSWAAIARKPAKPQPKLKPKGNVGIGGSAVPPPPIKHNMNIGTWDEKGSVVKAPPTQPVLPPQTIIQQPQPLIQPPPLVQSQLPQQQPQPPQPQQQQGPQPQAQPHQVQPQQQQLQNRWVAPRNRGAGFNQNNGAGSENFGLGVVPVSASPSSVEVHPVLEKLKAINNYNPKDFDWNLKNGRVFIIKSYSEDDIHRSIKYSIWCSTEHGNKRLDAAYRSLNGKGPLYLLFSVNGSGHFCGVAEMKSVVDYNAYAGVWSQDKWKGKFEVKWIFVKDVPNNQLRHIRLENNDNKPVTNSRDTQEVPLEKAKQVLKIIATFKHTTSIFDDFAHYEKRQEEEEAMRRERNRNKQ from the coding sequence ATGTCAGATCCATACATGCCTAGTTACTATGCTCCATCCATTGGATTTCCATATTCTCTTGGGGAAGCAGCGTGGTCCacagctggagaccagcctaTGCCATATCTGACAACCTATGGACAAATGAGTAATGGAGAACATCACTATATACCAGATGGTGTATTTAGTCAACCTGGGGCATTAGGAAATACCCCTCCATTTCTTGGTCAACATGGATTTAACTTTTTTCCTGGTAATGCTGATTTCTCTACATGGGGGACAAGTGGATCTCAGGGACAATCAACACAAAGTTCTGCTTATAGTAGCAGTTATGGCTATCCACCTAGTTCTCTTGGGAGAGCTATTACTGATGGACAggctggatttggcaatgatacTTTGAGTAAGGTGCCTGGCATTAGCAGTATTGAGCAAGGCATGACTGGACTGAAAATTGGTGGTGACCTGACAGCTGCAGTGACAAAAACTGTAGGTACAGCTTTGAGCAGCAGTGGTATGACTAGCATTGCAACCAATAGTGTGCCCCCAGTTAGCAGTGCAGCACCTAAACCAACCTCCTGGGCTGCCATTGCCAGAAAGCCTGCCAAACCTCAACCGAAACTTAAACCCAAGGGCAATGTGGGAATTGGGGGTTCTGCTGTACCACCACCTCCTATAAAACACAACATGAATATTGGAACTTGGGATGAAAAAGGGTCAGTGGTAAAGGCTCCACCAACCCAACCAGTTCTGCCTCCTCAAACTATAATCCAGCAGCCTCAGCCATTAATTCAACCACCACCATTGGTGCAAAGCCAACTGCCTCAACAGCAGCCTCAACCACCACAACCACAGCAGCAACAAGGACCTCAGCCACAGGCCCAGCCTCACCAAGTGCAGCCTCAacagcagcagctgcagaatcGCTGGGTAGCTCCTCGTAACAGGGGAGCAGGCTTCAACCAGAACAATGGAGCGGGCAGTGAAAACTTTGGTTTAGGTGTTGTACCTGTCAGTGCTTCACCTTCTAGTGTAGAAGTGCATCCCGTGCTGGAAAAGCTAAAGGCCATAAACAACTATAATCCCAAAGACTTTGATTGGAATCTGAAGAATGGACGTGTGTTTATAATTAAAAGCTACTCTGAGGATGACATACATCGTTCCATTAAATACTCTATCTGGTGTAGTACTGAGCATGGTAATAAGCGTTTGGATGCAGCTTACCGTTCCCTGAATGGGAAAGGCCCACTCTATTTACTCTTCAGTGTGAATGGCAGTGGACATTTTTGTGGAGTGGCTGAAATGAAGTCTGTTGTGGACTATAATGCGTATGCTGGTGTCTGGTCTCAGGATAAGTGGAAGGGCAAATTTGAAGTTAAATGGATCTTTGTCAAAGATGTTCCCAATAACCAATTACGGCATATTCGCttagaaaataatgacaacaaaCCGGTTACCAATTCAAGGGACACTCAAGAGGTACCCCTAGAAAAAGCTAAGCAAGTGCTTAAAATAATTGCTACTTTCAAGCATACCACCTCAATCTTTGATGACTTTGCACATTATGAAAAGCGTCAAGAAGAGGAGGAAGCCATGCGTAGG
- the YTHDF3 gene encoding YTH domain-containing family protein 3 isoform X2, with protein sequence MSATSVDQRPKGQGNKVSVQNGSIHQKDAVNDDDFEPYLSSQTNQSNSYPPMSDPYMPSYYAPSIGFPYSLGEAAWSTAGDQPMPYLTTYGQMSNGEHHYIPDGVFSQPGALGNTPPFLGQHGFNFFPGNADFSTWGTSGSQGQSTQSSAYSSSYGYPPSSLGRAITDGQAGFGNDTLSKVPGISSIEQGMTGLKIGGDLTAAVTKTVGTALSSSGMTSIATNSVPPVSSAAPKPTSWAAIARKPAKPQPKLKPKGNVGIGGSAVPPPPIKHNMNIGTWDEKGSVVKAPPTQPVLPPQTIIQQPQPLIQPPPLVQSQLPQQQPQPPQPQQQQGPQPQAQPHQVQPQQQQLQNRWVAPRNRGAGFNQNNGAGSENFGLGVVPVSASPSSVEVHPVLEKLKAINNYNPKDFDWNLKNGRVFIIKSYSEDDIHRSIKYSIWCSTEHGNKRLDAAYRSLNGKGPLYLLFSVNGSGHFCGVAEMKSVVDYNAYAGVWSQDKWKGKFEVKWIFVKDVPNNQLRHIRLENNDNKPVTNSRDTQEVPLEKAKQVLKIIATFKHTTSIFDDFAHYEKRQEEEEAMRRERNRNKQ encoded by the exons TTTCAGTACAAAACGGTTCGATTCATCAAAAAGATGCTGTAAATGATGATGATTTTGAGCCATACTTAAGTAGCCAGACAAATCAG AGTAACAGCTATCCACCAATGTCAGATCCATACATGCCTAGTTACTATGCTCCATCCATTGGATTTCCATATTCTCTTGGGGAAGCAGCGTGGTCCacagctggagaccagcctaTGCCATATCTGACAACCTATGGACAAATGAGTAATGGAGAACATCACTATATACCAGATGGTGTATTTAGTCAACCTGGGGCATTAGGAAATACCCCTCCATTTCTTGGTCAACATGGATTTAACTTTTTTCCTGGTAATGCTGATTTCTCTACATGGGGGACAAGTGGATCTCAGGGACAATCAACACAAAGTTCTGCTTATAGTAGCAGTTATGGCTATCCACCTAGTTCTCTTGGGAGAGCTATTACTGATGGACAggctggatttggcaatgatacTTTGAGTAAGGTGCCTGGCATTAGCAGTATTGAGCAAGGCATGACTGGACTGAAAATTGGTGGTGACCTGACAGCTGCAGTGACAAAAACTGTAGGTACAGCTTTGAGCAGCAGTGGTATGACTAGCATTGCAACCAATAGTGTGCCCCCAGTTAGCAGTGCAGCACCTAAACCAACCTCCTGGGCTGCCATTGCCAGAAAGCCTGCCAAACCTCAACCGAAACTTAAACCCAAGGGCAATGTGGGAATTGGGGGTTCTGCTGTACCACCACCTCCTATAAAACACAACATGAATATTGGAACTTGGGATGAAAAAGGGTCAGTGGTAAAGGCTCCACCAACCCAACCAGTTCTGCCTCCTCAAACTATAATCCAGCAGCCTCAGCCATTAATTCAACCACCACCATTGGTGCAAAGCCAACTGCCTCAACAGCAGCCTCAACCACCACAACCACAGCAGCAACAAGGACCTCAGCCACAGGCCCAGCCTCACCAAGTGCAGCCTCAacagcagcagctgcagaatcGCTGGGTAGCTCCTCGTAACAGGGGAGCAGGCTTCAACCAGAACAATGGAGCGGGCAGTGAAAACTTTGGTTTAGGTGTTGTACCTGTCAGTGCTTCACCTTCTAGTGTAGAAGTGCATCCCGTGCTGGAAAAGCTAAAGGCCATAAACAACTATAATCCCAAAGACTTTGATTGGAATCTGAAGAATGGACGTGTGTTTATAATTAAAAGCTACTCTGAGGATGACATACATCGTTCCATTAAATACTCTATCTGGTGTAGTACTGAGCATGGTAATAAGCGTTTGGATGCAGCTTACCGTTCCCTGAATGGGAAAGGCCCACTCTATTTACTCTTCAGTGTGAATGGCAGTGGACATTTTTGTGGAGTGGCTGAAATGAAGTCTGTTGTGGACTATAATGCGTATGCTGGTGTCTGGTCTCAGGATAAGTGGAAGGGCAAATTTGAAGTTAAATGGATCTTTGTCAAAGATGTTCCCAATAACCAATTACGGCATATTCGCttagaaaataatgacaacaaaCCGGTTACCAATTCAAGGGACACTCAAGAGGTACCCCTAGAAAAAGCTAAGCAAGTGCTTAAAATAATTGCTACTTTCAAGCATACCACCTCAATCTTTGATGACTTTGCACATTATGAAAAGCGTCAAGAAGAGGAGGAAGCCATGCGTAGG
- the YTHDF3 gene encoding YTH domain-containing family protein 3 isoform X1, whose protein sequence is MFYLDLTLFHRAEETGEESFSVQNGSIHQKDAVNDDDFEPYLSSQTNQSNSYPPMSDPYMPSYYAPSIGFPYSLGEAAWSTAGDQPMPYLTTYGQMSNGEHHYIPDGVFSQPGALGNTPPFLGQHGFNFFPGNADFSTWGTSGSQGQSTQSSAYSSSYGYPPSSLGRAITDGQAGFGNDTLSKVPGISSIEQGMTGLKIGGDLTAAVTKTVGTALSSSGMTSIATNSVPPVSSAAPKPTSWAAIARKPAKPQPKLKPKGNVGIGGSAVPPPPIKHNMNIGTWDEKGSVVKAPPTQPVLPPQTIIQQPQPLIQPPPLVQSQLPQQQPQPPQPQQQQGPQPQAQPHQVQPQQQQLQNRWVAPRNRGAGFNQNNGAGSENFGLGVVPVSASPSSVEVHPVLEKLKAINNYNPKDFDWNLKNGRVFIIKSYSEDDIHRSIKYSIWCSTEHGNKRLDAAYRSLNGKGPLYLLFSVNGSGHFCGVAEMKSVVDYNAYAGVWSQDKWKGKFEVKWIFVKDVPNNQLRHIRLENNDNKPVTNSRDTQEVPLEKAKQVLKIIATFKHTTSIFDDFAHYEKRQEEEEAMRRERNRNKQ, encoded by the exons TTTCAGTACAAAACGGTTCGATTCATCAAAAAGATGCTGTAAATGATGATGATTTTGAGCCATACTTAAGTAGCCAGACAAATCAG AGTAACAGCTATCCACCAATGTCAGATCCATACATGCCTAGTTACTATGCTCCATCCATTGGATTTCCATATTCTCTTGGGGAAGCAGCGTGGTCCacagctggagaccagcctaTGCCATATCTGACAACCTATGGACAAATGAGTAATGGAGAACATCACTATATACCAGATGGTGTATTTAGTCAACCTGGGGCATTAGGAAATACCCCTCCATTTCTTGGTCAACATGGATTTAACTTTTTTCCTGGTAATGCTGATTTCTCTACATGGGGGACAAGTGGATCTCAGGGACAATCAACACAAAGTTCTGCTTATAGTAGCAGTTATGGCTATCCACCTAGTTCTCTTGGGAGAGCTATTACTGATGGACAggctggatttggcaatgatacTTTGAGTAAGGTGCCTGGCATTAGCAGTATTGAGCAAGGCATGACTGGACTGAAAATTGGTGGTGACCTGACAGCTGCAGTGACAAAAACTGTAGGTACAGCTTTGAGCAGCAGTGGTATGACTAGCATTGCAACCAATAGTGTGCCCCCAGTTAGCAGTGCAGCACCTAAACCAACCTCCTGGGCTGCCATTGCCAGAAAGCCTGCCAAACCTCAACCGAAACTTAAACCCAAGGGCAATGTGGGAATTGGGGGTTCTGCTGTACCACCACCTCCTATAAAACACAACATGAATATTGGAACTTGGGATGAAAAAGGGTCAGTGGTAAAGGCTCCACCAACCCAACCAGTTCTGCCTCCTCAAACTATAATCCAGCAGCCTCAGCCATTAATTCAACCACCACCATTGGTGCAAAGCCAACTGCCTCAACAGCAGCCTCAACCACCACAACCACAGCAGCAACAAGGACCTCAGCCACAGGCCCAGCCTCACCAAGTGCAGCCTCAacagcagcagctgcagaatcGCTGGGTAGCTCCTCGTAACAGGGGAGCAGGCTTCAACCAGAACAATGGAGCGGGCAGTGAAAACTTTGGTTTAGGTGTTGTACCTGTCAGTGCTTCACCTTCTAGTGTAGAAGTGCATCCCGTGCTGGAAAAGCTAAAGGCCATAAACAACTATAATCCCAAAGACTTTGATTGGAATCTGAAGAATGGACGTGTGTTTATAATTAAAAGCTACTCTGAGGATGACATACATCGTTCCATTAAATACTCTATCTGGTGTAGTACTGAGCATGGTAATAAGCGTTTGGATGCAGCTTACCGTTCCCTGAATGGGAAAGGCCCACTCTATTTACTCTTCAGTGTGAATGGCAGTGGACATTTTTGTGGAGTGGCTGAAATGAAGTCTGTTGTGGACTATAATGCGTATGCTGGTGTCTGGTCTCAGGATAAGTGGAAGGGCAAATTTGAAGTTAAATGGATCTTTGTCAAAGATGTTCCCAATAACCAATTACGGCATATTCGCttagaaaataatgacaacaaaCCGGTTACCAATTCAAGGGACACTCAAGAGGTACCCCTAGAAAAAGCTAAGCAAGTGCTTAAAATAATTGCTACTTTCAAGCATACCACCTCAATCTTTGATGACTTTGCACATTATGAAAAGCGTCAAGAAGAGGAGGAAGCCATGCGTAGG